AGTGCAGGGGGACGTCGGGGCCCAGGTTGGCGGCGATCCACCTGACCAGCCAGGTGATCCGGTCGTCGGAATCGTTCAGAGTCGGAACGATGAGGTTGGTTATTTCCAGCCAGACTCCCAGTTTCGCCATCACCTCCAGCGCCCGCTGGACCGGCGCCGCGGTGCCCGAGCAGTAAGCCCGGTAAAAAGCATCGTCTCCCTTGAGGTCTACGTTGGCGGCATCGATCAGGGGACAGATCCGCCGCAGAGGCTCTTCGTTGATATAGCCGGCGGTGACGAGAACGTTCTTGAGTCCGAGACGGCGGGCGGCCGCAGACGAATCGTAGGCGTATTCGTAAAAAACGACGGGGTCGTTGTAGGTATAGGCGATGGACCGGCAGCCGTTCTCTTTCGCGGCCGAGGCCACCCGCTCCGGAGGAAGGTCGGTGTTCCGGGTTTCCTCGGGTCCCCGCTGGGAAATTTCCCAGTTCTGACAAACCTTGCAGTGGAGGTTGCACCCCGCGGTGGCGATCGAAAAAATCGAGGTCCCGGGCAGAAAATGAAAGAGGGGTTTCTTCTCCACGGGGTCGAGGTGCACCGCGCAGGGGTTGCCATAGACCAGGCTCATCAATTCCCCGCCGATGTTCTCCCTCACCCGGCAATCCCCCCGCTGGCCCGGAGCCAGGCGGCAGGCGCGGGGACAGAGCAGACATTGCACGGAACCGGCGCTCATTCGCTCTTCTCCCAGAAACGGGCCGGATGGGGGATGATCCCGTGGGCGGCATAATCGGAAGGTTGATCTTCCTCCATCTGCGCGGCGGGGGAGGGGCCGGCGCCGGCGCCGCCCGGGGAAGAACCTCCTTTTCCGCAGCCTCCGCCCCCGAAAAGCAGAGCCAAGGCGGTCAGGGCCGCCGCGGACAGGACGACGTTACCCGCGTTTCGGTTCAATCCGCCATGTTCTCCTTATTTTCGGCATATCCGGCAGCAAGCAACCACCCATATATTTGACGAACGCGGCCCGGCGGGCGTTCATCCGCCCGTCACCGCCCCGGGACGCGAATCCTTCCGGGCGGAAGAATTCCCCTCAAACGGGTACGTCGAATCTCCCCGAAAAACCGTTCTCCGGCGACGCGATTATACCATGCCGCCCGGGCCGCGGCGCCGGCGCTCAAACAGACGGGGTACGAACGAAAAAAAGAAAGGGGCAAGACTGGCGCCGAAACGGGGGTTGATCTCCAGGAGCATGGGGCGCCCCGCGCGTTCCTTGTAGTTGAAGCAACACAGGCCCTGGAAGCCGATGGCGGCCAGCACCTCTCCGAAGAGAGCCAGGTGGGGGCACCGGCGGACCCGGGTATAAACGGGCCGGTCCTTGCCTTTGACCGGCAGCGGGGTCTCGAATCCATATTCGACGTCCAGAGCGCAGACCACGCTCCC
The window above is part of the bacterium genome. Proteins encoded here:
- the amrS gene encoding AmmeMemoRadiSam system radical SAM enzyme encodes the protein MSAGSVQCLLCPRACRLAPGQRGDCRVRENIGGELMSLVYGNPCAVHLDPVEKKPLFHFLPGTSIFSIATAGCNLHCKVCQNWEISQRGPEETRNTDLPPERVASAAKENGCRSIAYTYNDPVVFYEYAYDSSAAARRLGLKNVLVTAGYINEEPLRRICPLIDAANVDLKGDDAFYRAYCSGTAAPVQRALEVMAKLGVWLEITNLIVPTLNDSDDRITWLVRWIAANLGPDVPLHFSRFHPMYKLSNLPPTPAETLIRARRIALAEGLRYVYIGNVSGIEGQATVCPSCGTEAVVRNGFRVLKNTVRNGTCSACGAPLPGVWE